A single genomic interval of Zingiber officinale cultivar Zhangliang chromosome 4A, Zo_v1.1, whole genome shotgun sequence harbors:
- the LOC121973230 gene encoding protein CUP-SHAPED COTYLEDON 3-like: protein MDLRDIESTLPPGFRFHPSDEELVCHYLYNKVTKQRSLEGTTMVEVDLHTREPWELPDVAELSTNEWYFFSFCDRKYTTGSRANRATKSGYWKATGKDREISDPRTHAMVGMRKTLVFYRGRAPSGIKTLWVMHEFKLETPPSLRKEGAWVLCRVFHKRERESIDQLHGNATTTEASYSSSPTLTIRPSPSLVDLPMQIEQEENVSSNPFTSMLLLDCNSLDHYTMGNMESIITSSRSCEGNELGFLLDLGFDHGTVGGDGRYI, encoded by the exons ATGGACCTGAGAGATATAGAATCCACTCTGCCTCCAGGTTTCAGGTTCCATCCAAGTGATGAGGAACTGGTGTGCCACTATCTCTACAACAAGGTGACCAAACAAAGAAGCTTGGAAGGGACGACAATGGTGGAGGTGGATTTGCACACTCGCGAGCCATGGGAACTTCCAG ACGTTGCCGAGCTGAGTACCAACGAGTGGTACTTCTTCAGCTTCTGTGACCGCAAATACACGACTGGATCACGCGCGAACCGAGCGACCAAATCTGGTTACTGGAAGGCTACTGGAAAAGATAGGGAAATCAGTGATCCAAGGACTCACGCAATGGTAGGGATGAGAAAGACGTTGGTGTTCTATAGAGGCAGAGCTCCTAGTGGCATCAAGACTCTGTGGGTCATGCATGAGTTCAAACTGGAGACCCCTCCTTCACTCCGTAAG GAGGGGGCCTGGGTTCTATGCAGAGTTTTCCACAAAAGAGAACGGGAGAGCATAGACCAGCTGCATGGCAACGCTACTACCACGGAAGCTTCTTATTCCTCTTCTCCCACATTAACAATTAGGCCATCTCCTTCTCTAGTGGACCTACCCATGCAAATCGAACAGGAAGAAAATGTCAGCTCAAACCCCTTCACGAGCATGCTACTTCTCGACTGCAACTCTCTTGATCACTACACGATGGGGAATATGGAGAGTATTATTACGAGCTCAAGGTCTTGTGAGGGTAATGAGCTTGGATTCTTACTGGATTTAGGGTTTGATCATGGTACAGTTGGTGGAGATGGAAGGTATATATGA